The Cucurbita pepo subsp. pepo cultivar mu-cu-16 chromosome LG15, ASM280686v2, whole genome shotgun sequence genome contains the following window.
ctttccattttcaacacTTTATGGACTGCTTTCTTTATCATCTTCCTGGAACTTAAACACTTCTGAACTGCACTAGAAATCCCCATTTCAGTTCTCCTTCTACGCATAACCATCTCTAATTCATATATGCATTCCCTTGTTTGCAACAAGGCATTCTTGGCTGTGTCACACAAATCCAGAAGCCTGAGAGAGCCTTCTAGTAAGTCATCCAGCCCTTCCTTGTCACTCACTTGAACCAGAGCTTGTTGGGTGTGAGGCAAAAGAAGCAGCTTGTCCACGGACTCGTGCAAATCTTGAAGGGCGCCTAGTCTGATGCATAGAGAAGAAGTGGCTTCAGAATCCTTTAATCTGCTCAGCTGCTCATCTACTTGGCTGATGATTGGGTTTGGATTTTCAGGCACACTCTTTGAACGAACATGCTGAGAGTTTCTCATCTTCCTTCTGTGATTGAGTTACCAATGAGTCGAGCAATTTTGATTTGGGTTCATGTTTTGGCAATGATGGTGGTATATATAAGTGTTGAAGAAACAAGGGGAATCATCGTCTC
Protein-coding sequences here:
- the LOC111811774 gene encoding uncharacterized protein LOC111811774, which translates into the protein MRNSQHVRSKSVPENPNPIISQVDEQLSRLKDSEATSSLCIRLGALQDLHESVDKLLLLPHTQQALVQVSDKEGLDDLLEGSLRLLDLCDTAKNALLQTRECIYELEMVMRRRRTEMGISSAVQKCLSSRKMIKKAVHKVLKMERKQCHKENGCQLKEVEAVTYHSIVALLSIIAGAKLPAKWSCWASVSKLVQSKKVACISEETSISVVERLDLALSSIANYRTDKEFQVQVEDMQSLLRDCGASVKEVQEELEGLYRFIIRTRISLLNIFNH